A section of the Solea solea chromosome 17, fSolSol10.1, whole genome shotgun sequence genome encodes:
- the slc35d3 gene encoding solute carrier family 35 member D3 produces the protein MDVFKSRLLGITVAVAHGVFSGSLNILLKFLISNYHFTFLTLIQFLTSSTAALTLETLRRLGKVQVPAFSLQLAKEFASVCVLSTLQSTLTLWSLRGLSLPMYVVFKRCLPLFTLSIGVCVLRNGVPSIGVAIAVIITTGGAALAGAGDLTGDPFGYVTGVLAVIIHASYLVLIQRVSLDSEYGPLTAQYAIAIMATPVLLICSFISMDAINMWTYEGWGDAHITTIFVFCVFIGCAMNFTTLHCTYLNSAVTTSFVGVVKSIATITVGMLAFSDVAPTNLFIAGVVVNTVGSITYCVVKYFEMKKKSLYEDLEEARKDGTLPGEPYKEKPALNGDGPTTGTTPDVGQLQTDGVLSGEKMDDTAQTDLVNGQLWTGDGRGDAEVGVNSCVMTEKESVEMQREHLHRENPGAAQSVSDSYVGVWRSIRHLQFMKKEPLIENMETQSP, from the exons ATGGACGTGTTTAAGAGCCGCCTGCTGGGCATCACGGTGGCTGTGGCTCACGGCGTCTTCTCGGGTTCTCTGAACATCCTGCTCAAGTTCCTCATCTCCAACTATCACTTCACTTTCCTGACGCTGATCCAGTTCCTGACGAGCAGCACCGCGGCGCTGACTCTGGAGACTCTGAGGAGACTGGGAAAAGTCCAGGTCCCAGCCTTCAGCCTGCAGCTGgccaag gaGTTTGCCTCGGTGTGTGTCCTCTCCACTCTTCAGTCCACTCTCACCCTCTGGTCTCTGCGCGGCCTCAGTTTGCCGATGTACGTCGTCTTCAAGCGTTGTCTGCCTCTGTTCACGCTCAGCATCGGCGTGTGCGTGCTGAGGAACGGTGTGCCGTCCATCGGCGTGGCGATCGCCGTGATCATCACCACCGGTGGAGCCGCCCTGGCTG GTGCCGGCGATCTCACCGGTGATCCCTTCGGTTACGTGACCGGCGTGTTGGCGGTGATCATCCATGCCTCGTACCTGGTCCTGATCCAGAGAGTCAGCCTGGACAGCGAGTACGGACCGCTCACCGCGCAGTACGCCATCGCCATCATGGCAACGCCG GTGCTGCTCATCTGCTCTTTCATCTCCATGGACGCCATCAACATGTGGACGTACGAGGGCTGGGGCGACGCCCACATCACCACCATCTTCGTCTTCTGCGTCTTCATCGGCTGCGCCATGAACTTCACCACGCTGCACTGCACCTACCTGAACTCAGCTGTCACCACCAGCTTCGTGGGCGTGGTCAAGAGCATCGCCACCATCACCGTCGGCATGTTGGCATTCAGCGACGTCGCGCCCACCAACCTGTTCATCGCCGGCGTGGTAGTGAACACTGTGGGCTCCATCACCTACTGCGTGGTCAAATACTttgagatgaagaagaagagcctGTATGAGGATCTGGAAGAGGCGAGGAAAGATGGCACATTGCCGGGGGAACCTTACAAAGAGAAGCCGGCGCTGAACGGCGATGGACCGACCACTGGAACCACACCTGATGTTGGACAACTGCAGACAGACGGAGTGTTGAGCGGTGAGAAGATGGACGACACAGCACAGACTGATTTGGTCAACGGACAGTTGTGGACGGGAGACGGACGAGGAGACGCGGAGGTGGGTGTGAACTCGTGTGTCATGACAGAAAAAGAGTCGGTGGAGATGCAGAGGGAGCACCTCCACCGGGAGAACCCCGGCGCcgctcagtcagtcagtgacagCTACGTCGGGGTGTGGAGGTCCATCAGACACCTGCAGTTCATGAAGAAAGAACCTCTGATTGAGAACATGGAGACGCAGAGTCCctga
- the LOC131443730 gene encoding NLR family CARD domain-containing protein 3-like, which yields MNQIKDSEEEAPPSKATLCVEHGGQRTIHQKRPDSAGPEPSCVSMWSDWSMGRPVDFKQEQRGIPQQGPESTGPGEKRMKRVSPIDLLDNFRNNQRSHHEKPDSPGPGLSCVSVKSDRSKSQIINFRESQRNQHEKPDSPGPGPTCVSVKREESIGCYMNFKDGEKLIVDQQRTEVLSGQSVQQHGTDLDSIFKLLEEKIICFVKNELKTIQRVLGTDRTDVLQREDEEVLDGEDEEQRRSREAFLKITENFLRRMKQEKLADCLQSKTRAPACQRELKSNLKKKFQCLFEGVAKAGNPTLLNQIFTELYITEGGTGEVNDEHEIRQIETASWKPDRPESTIRQEDIFNASAGRGVPIRRVMTKGVAGIGKTVLTQKFTLDWAEDKSNQDVQLMFPFTFRELNVLKKKKFSLVELIHHFFTETKEAGICRFEDYKVVFIFDGLDECRLPLDFHNTEILTDVTASTTVDVLLTNLISGKLLPSAHLWITTRPAAANQIPPDCVDMVTEVRGFTDPQKEDYFRKRFRDEEQARRIISHIQTSRSLHIMCHIPVFCWITATVLENMLKTRDGGELPKTLTEMYVHFLVVQSKVKKVKYDGGVDTDPHWSPENRMMIESLGKLAFEQLQKGNLIFYESDLTECGINITAASVYSGVFTQIFKEERGLCQDKVFCFVHLSVQEFLAALHVHLTFITTGRNLFSEEPSTSQRSKLFKINSELNHLHQSAVDKALLSPNGHLDLFLRFLLGLSLDSNQKLLRGLLTQTGSTIRTNQKIVQYIKKKISKNLSAERSINLFHCLNELNHRSLVEDIQVSLTSGRLSTETLSPAQWSALVFILLSSGKDLDEFDLKKYSASEEALLKLLPVVKASNKALLSDCKLSERSCAALSSVLNSVSSSLRHVDLSNNDLRDSGVKLLCDGLKSPHCSLETLSLSGCLVTEVGCSSLTAALNSNPSHLRELDLSYNHPGDSGETLLSAGLKSPHWRLDTLRMDHAGAQRLRPGLWKYSCELELDTNTVYRELKLSDNNRKVTNVADYQSYPDHPHRFSHFPQLLCKTRLTGRCYWEVKWKGHVLISVSNMSIQRKGDSSQGLFGDYDQSWSLRCSDVRGYSVRHRERETSIDSSSVSHRVSVYVDCPAGTLSFYGISSDSLIHLHTFRTILTEPVYPGFWVSYGSYVSLCSPL from the exons ATGAATCAGatcaaggacagtgaagaggaagctccaCCCTCTAAAGCCACTCTGTGTGTGGAACATgggggtcagag gacGATCCATCAAaagagaccagactctgctggacctgaACCCAGCTGTGTATCCATGTGGAGTGACTGGTCCATGGGTCGACCTGTGGACTTCAAACAAGAgcagag GGGAATCCCTCAACAGGGACCAGAATCTACTGGAcctggagagaagagaatgaagaGAGTATCACCTATAGATCTTCTTGATAACTTCAGAAATAATCagag GAGCCATCATGAAAAACCAGACTCTCCTGGACCTGGTctcagctgtgtgtctgtgaagagtgacagGTCCAAAAGTCAAATTATTAACTTCAGAGAGAGTCAGAG AAACCAACATGAAAAGCCAGACTCTCCTGGACCTGGTcccacctgtgtgtctgtgaagagaGAAGAATCTATAGGTTGTTATATGAACTTCAAAGATGGAGAGAaactgat agttgatcagcagaggacagaggttctcagtggtcagtctgtccagcagcatggaacagacctggactccatatttaag ctgctggaggagaaaattatctgctttgtgaagaacgagctgaagaCTATCCAGAGGGTTCTGGGTACAGATCGCACAGATGTCTtacagagggaggatgaggaggtgttggatggtgaagatgaggagcagaggaggagcagagaggcctttctgaagatcacagagaACTTCctgaggaggatgaagcaggagaagctagctgACTGTCTGCAGAGca AAACCAGAGCTCCAGCTTGTCAACGTGAACTTAAATCAAACCTaaagaagaagttccagtgtttgtttgagggcgtggctaaagcaggaaaccccacccttctAAATCagatcttcacagagctctacatcacagagggagggactggagaggtcaatgaTGAGCATGAGATCAGACAGATTGAAACagcttcctggaaaccagacagaccagaatctaccatcagacaagaagacatctttaacgcctcagctggaagaggtgtaccaatcagaagagtgatgacaaagggcgtggctggaattgggaaaacagtgttaacacagaagttcactctggactgggctgaagacaaaagcaaccaggacgtacagctcatgtttcccttcaccttcagagaactgaatgtgctgaaaaagaagaagttcagtttggtggaactcatccatcacttcttcactgaaaccaaagaagcaggaatctgcaggtttgaagactataaggtggtcttcatctttgatggtctggacgagtgtcgacttcctctggacttccacaacactgagatcctgactgatGTCACAGCGTCCACCAcagtggacgtgctgctgacaaacctcatcagcgggaaactgcttccctctgctcacctctggataaccacacgacctgcagcagccaatcagatccctcctgactgcgttgacatggtgacagaggtcagagggttcacggacccacagaaggaggattatttcaggaagaggttcagagatgaggagcaggccaggaggatcatctcccacatccagacatcacgaagcctccacatcatgtgccacatcccagtcttctgctggatcactgcaacagttctggagaacatgttgaaaaccagagatggtggagaactgcccaagaccctgactgagatgtacgtccacttcctggtggttcagtccaaagtgaagaaggtaaaatatgatggaggagttgacacagatccacactggagtccagagaacaggatgatgattgagtctctggggaaactggcttttgagcagctgcagaaaggaaacctgatcttctatgaatcagacctgacagagtgtggcatcaatatcacagcagcttcagtttactcaggagtcttcactcagatctttaaagaggagagaggtcTGTGCCAGGACAAGGTattctgctttgtccatctgagtgttcaagagtttctggctgctcttcatgtccatctgaccttcatcaccaCTGGAAGAAATCTGTTTTCAGAGGAACCATCAACATCCCAGAGGTCCAAATTATTCAAAATCAATTCTgaactgaatcatctgcaccagagtgctgtggacaaggccttactgagtcctaatggacacctggacttgttcctccgcttcctcctgggtctttcactggaCTCCAATCAGAAGCTCCTAAGAGGcctactgacacaaacaggaagtaccATACGgaccaatcagaaaatagtccaatacatcaagaagaagatcagtAAAAATCTGTctgcagagagaagcatcaacctgttccactgtctgaatgaactgaaccaccgttctcttgtggaggataTCCAAGTGTCCCTCACATCAGGAcgtctgtccacagagacactgtctcctgctcagtggtcagctctggtcttcatcttactgtcatcaggaaaagatctggacgagtttgacctgaagaagtATTCagcttcagaggaggctcttctgaagctgctgcctgtggtcaaagcctccaacaaagctct actgagtgactgtaaactctcagagagaagctgtgccgctctgtcctcagtcctcaactctgtgtcctctagtctgagacacgtggacctgagtaacaatgacctgcgggattcaggagtgaagctgctgtgtgatggactgaagagtcctcactgttctctggagactctcag tctgtcaggttgtctggtcacAGAGgtaggatgttcttctctgaccgcagctctgaactccaacccctctcatctgagagaactggacctgagctacaatcatccaggagactcaggagagaCGCTGCtttctgctggactgaagagtcctcattggagactggacactctcag gatggaccatgctggagCGCAAAGGTTAAGACCTGGACTCtggaagt attcatgtgaactggaactggacacaaacacagtgtacagagaactcaaactgtctgacaaCAACAGGAAAGTCACCAACGTGGCCGACTATCAGTCCTATCCTGATCATCCACACAGATTTAGTCACTTTCCTCAGCTTCTGTGTAAAACTCGTCTGACTGGacgctgttactgggaggtcaAGTGGAAAGGACATGTCCTCATATCAGTCAGTAACATGTCAATCCAGAGGAAAGGCGACAGTTCTCAAGGTCTGTTTGGAGATtatgatcagtcctggagtctgagATGCTCTGATGTCCGTGGTTACTCTGTCCGCCACCGCGAGAGAGAAACCTCCATCgactcctcctctgtctctcaccgagtatcagtgtatgtggactgtcctgctgggactctgtccttctacggaatctcctctgactcactgatccacctccacaccttcaggaccatATTGACTGAACCTGTTTATCCTGGGTTCTGGGTCTCTTATGGTTcctatgtgtctctgtgttctccTTTGTAA
- the LOC131444135 gene encoding beta-taxilin-like isoform X2: protein METSVKAAEVLDVMVATSSSSMDQENDGGQAAAPAACGSSPEFFDPMIEFSRRLDDIMHTYGSTADLLDKQDASEAETELTLEAPRNDTTVTMETDVSLLTQSLNKLSSSEEKLETLVRKYSELAALRRCDQNQLCDLQQKLSSLRAERRSSVTARSKLEALCRELQSHYNTLREETLQCRSEDEQKRKEITGHFQNTLTDIRAQIEQHSARNDRLCRENANLSDKLESLMGQCELRDESLEKIDRHRELQHKLTDAKLQEANALLAAAEEKHKREKEYLLVQAAEWKLQAKTLKEQATVMQAQLALYAQKFDEFQATLAKSNEIYVRFKKEMDNMSGKMKKMEKESNLWKTRFENCNKALTDMIEERTEKGKQYELFVLKIDKLEKLCRILQEERKVLYEKIKDVRHTNSELPAKISAVAHPEETTCEDVADSSTALLTDADIQELQEKDPVLTEDMARLREEQAKLQEFAASLLATPTHKDEEEEEEVDPEEDGVASAFFHFNTKGQAKEGPVSVPTQVIDVKSEAADTDLPLPDHVEEVETSEEKSSKPKPEPEQVQTQVQVTEQEQGVKADEEKQQLLPSEAETLETPGEDKAVVQLDHDEVVKGSEEATTASESVTPSPETTAANTDDLNKKQAPKKKKKKSGKNSS from the exons ATGGAGACGTCAGTGAAAGCAGCAGAGGTTCTGGATGTGATGGTGGCaacctcgtcctcctccatgGACCAGGAGAACGATGGAGGTCAGGCCGCCGCCCCTGCCGCCTGTGGCTCCTCCCCTGAATTCTTTGACCCAATGATAGAGTTCAGCAGGCGGCTGGATGACATCATGCACACGTACGGCTCCACCGCCGACCTCCTGGACAAACAG GATGCGTCGGAGGCAGAGACAGAACTGACGCTGGAGGCGCCGAGAAATGACACCACAGTTACCATGGAGACAG ACGTGTCTCTCCTCACACAGAGTCTGAACAAACTGTCCTCATCAGAGGAGAAACTGGAAACTCTGGTCAGGAAATATTCTGAACTG gcGGCCCTGCGGCGCTGCGACCAGAACCAACTGTGTGATCTGCAGCAGAAGTTGTCTTCTCTACGGGCCGAGCGTCGCAGCAGTGTCACAGCTCGCAGCAAACTGGAGGCTCTGTGCAGAGAGCTGCAATCACACTACAACACACTGagg GAGGAGACACTTCAGTGTCGCAGCGAGGACGAGCAGAAGAGGAAAGAGATCACCGGCCACTTCCAGAACACGCTGACCGACATCCGGGCTCAGATCGAGCAGCACAGCGCCCGCAACGACAGGCTGTGCCGCGAGAACGCCAACCTGAGCGACAAACTGGAGAGTCTGATGGGCCAGTGTGAACTGAGGGACGAG AGTCTGGAGAAAATCGACAGACACCGCGAGCTGCAGCACAAACTGACGGACGCCAAACTGCAGGAGGCCAACGCGCTGCTCGCCGCCGCCGAGGAGAAACACAAGCGGGAGAAAGAATAC TTACTGGTTCAGGCCGCTGAGTGGAAACTTCAGGCAAAAACACTCAAAGAGCAGGCGACTGTCATGCAGGCACAG CTGGCACTCTACGCCCAGAAGTTTGACGAGTTTCAGGCCACGCTGGCCAAAAGCAACGAAATCTACGTCCGCTTCAAAAAGGAGATGGATAAC ATGTCGGGCAAGATGAAGAAAATGGAGAAAGAGTCAAATCTGTGGAAGACGAGGTTTGAGAACTGCAACAAGGCTCTGACTGACATGATTGAAGAG AGAACCGAGAAAGGGAAACAGTACGAACTGTTTGTCCTGAAGATTGACAAGCTTGAGAAGCTCTGCCGTATCCttcaggaggagaggaaagtccTCTATGAGAAGATCAAAGACGTCCGCCACACTAACTCTGAGCTGCCAGCAAAGATCTCAGCTGTCGCTCATCCTGAAGAAACCACCTGCGAAGATGTTGCTGACAGTTCTACTGCGCTCCTGACTGATGCGGACATCCAGGAGCTCCAGGAGAAGGACCCTGTCCTGACAGAGGACATGGCCCGTCTGAGGGAGGAGCAGGCCAAGTTGCAGGAGTTTGCTGCATCGCTGTTGGCCACACCTACCCACAAagacgaagaggaggaagaggaggtggaccCGGAAGAAGACGGGGTGGCGTCTGCGTTTTTCCATTTCAACACCAAAGGTCAGGCCAAAGAGGGGCCAGTTTCAGTCCCCACACAGGTGATAGACGTGAAATCTGAGGCAGCTGATACAGATCTGCCCCTGCCAGACCACGTGGAGGAGGTTGAAACATCTGAGGAGAAGTCGTCCAAACccaaaccagaaccagaacaggTTCAAACACAAGTTCAAGTCACAGAGCAGGAGCAAGGAGTCAAAGCTGacgaggagaagcagcagctgctgccgtCAGAGGCTGAAACACTGGAGACACCTGGTGAGGACAAAGCTGTGGTCCAGCTGGACCACGATGAAGTGGTGAAGGGGTCAGAAGAAGCAACAACAGCGTCAGAGTCTGTTACACCTTCTCCTGAAACCACTGCCGCAAACACCGACGACCTCAACAAGAAGCAggcaccaaagaagaagaagaagaagagcggcAAGAACTCCAGCTAA
- the LOC131444135 gene encoding beta-taxilin-like isoform X1, which produces METSVKAAEVLDVMVATSSSSMDQENDGGQAAAPAACGSSPEFFDPMIEFSRRLDDIMHTYGSTADLLDKQDASEAETELTLEAPRNDTTVTMETDVSLLTQSLNKLSSSEEKLETLVRKYSELAALRRCDQNQLCDLQQKLSSLRAERRSSVTARSKLEALCRELQSHYNTLREETLQCRSEDEQKRKEITGHFQNTLTDIRAQIEQHSARNDRLCRENANLSDKLESLMGQCELRDESLEKIDRHRELQHKLTDAKLQEANALLAAAEEKHKREKEYLLREAIDKTKKCFAMKEQELTMKKKLALYAQKFDEFQATLAKSNEIYVRFKKEMDNMSGKMKKMEKESNLWKTRFENCNKALTDMIEERTEKGKQYELFVLKIDKLEKLCRILQEERKVLYEKIKDVRHTNSELPAKISAVAHPEETTCEDVADSSTALLTDADIQELQEKDPVLTEDMARLREEQAKLQEFAASLLATPTHKDEEEEEEVDPEEDGVASAFFHFNTKGQAKEGPVSVPTQVIDVKSEAADTDLPLPDHVEEVETSEEKSSKPKPEPEQVQTQVQVTEQEQGVKADEEKQQLLPSEAETLETPGEDKAVVQLDHDEVVKGSEEATTASESVTPSPETTAANTDDLNKKQAPKKKKKKSGKNSS; this is translated from the exons ATGGAGACGTCAGTGAAAGCAGCAGAGGTTCTGGATGTGATGGTGGCaacctcgtcctcctccatgGACCAGGAGAACGATGGAGGTCAGGCCGCCGCCCCTGCCGCCTGTGGCTCCTCCCCTGAATTCTTTGACCCAATGATAGAGTTCAGCAGGCGGCTGGATGACATCATGCACACGTACGGCTCCACCGCCGACCTCCTGGACAAACAG GATGCGTCGGAGGCAGAGACAGAACTGACGCTGGAGGCGCCGAGAAATGACACCACAGTTACCATGGAGACAG ACGTGTCTCTCCTCACACAGAGTCTGAACAAACTGTCCTCATCAGAGGAGAAACTGGAAACTCTGGTCAGGAAATATTCTGAACTG gcGGCCCTGCGGCGCTGCGACCAGAACCAACTGTGTGATCTGCAGCAGAAGTTGTCTTCTCTACGGGCCGAGCGTCGCAGCAGTGTCACAGCTCGCAGCAAACTGGAGGCTCTGTGCAGAGAGCTGCAATCACACTACAACACACTGagg GAGGAGACACTTCAGTGTCGCAGCGAGGACGAGCAGAAGAGGAAAGAGATCACCGGCCACTTCCAGAACACGCTGACCGACATCCGGGCTCAGATCGAGCAGCACAGCGCCCGCAACGACAGGCTGTGCCGCGAGAACGCCAACCTGAGCGACAAACTGGAGAGTCTGATGGGCCAGTGTGAACTGAGGGACGAG AGTCTGGAGAAAATCGACAGACACCGCGAGCTGCAGCACAAACTGACGGACGCCAAACTGCAGGAGGCCAACGCGCTGCTCGCCGCCGCCGAGGAGAAACACAAGCGGGAGAAAGAATAC TTGCttagggaggctattgacaaaacaaagaaatgcttCGCTATGAAGGAGCAGGAGCTGACCATGAAGAAGAag CTGGCACTCTACGCCCAGAAGTTTGACGAGTTTCAGGCCACGCTGGCCAAAAGCAACGAAATCTACGTCCGCTTCAAAAAGGAGATGGATAAC ATGTCGGGCAAGATGAAGAAAATGGAGAAAGAGTCAAATCTGTGGAAGACGAGGTTTGAGAACTGCAACAAGGCTCTGACTGACATGATTGAAGAG AGAACCGAGAAAGGGAAACAGTACGAACTGTTTGTCCTGAAGATTGACAAGCTTGAGAAGCTCTGCCGTATCCttcaggaggagaggaaagtccTCTATGAGAAGATCAAAGACGTCCGCCACACTAACTCTGAGCTGCCAGCAAAGATCTCAGCTGTCGCTCATCCTGAAGAAACCACCTGCGAAGATGTTGCTGACAGTTCTACTGCGCTCCTGACTGATGCGGACATCCAGGAGCTCCAGGAGAAGGACCCTGTCCTGACAGAGGACATGGCCCGTCTGAGGGAGGAGCAGGCCAAGTTGCAGGAGTTTGCTGCATCGCTGTTGGCCACACCTACCCACAAagacgaagaggaggaagaggaggtggaccCGGAAGAAGACGGGGTGGCGTCTGCGTTTTTCCATTTCAACACCAAAGGTCAGGCCAAAGAGGGGCCAGTTTCAGTCCCCACACAGGTGATAGACGTGAAATCTGAGGCAGCTGATACAGATCTGCCCCTGCCAGACCACGTGGAGGAGGTTGAAACATCTGAGGAGAAGTCGTCCAAACccaaaccagaaccagaacaggTTCAAACACAAGTTCAAGTCACAGAGCAGGAGCAAGGAGTCAAAGCTGacgaggagaagcagcagctgctgccgtCAGAGGCTGAAACACTGGAGACACCTGGTGAGGACAAAGCTGTGGTCCAGCTGGACCACGATGAAGTGGTGAAGGGGTCAGAAGAAGCAACAACAGCGTCAGAGTCTGTTACACCTTCTCCTGAAACCACTGCCGCAAACACCGACGACCTCAACAAGAAGCAggcaccaaagaagaagaagaagaagagcggcAAGAACTCCAGCTAA